The Candidatus Campbellbacteria bacterium genome includes a region encoding these proteins:
- a CDS encoding PH domain-containing protein encodes MDKFENTGGMTQAELKKTVGLFSEKLRDGEEIKWVGKSYNLLLRIKSVFSLFVMVGIFFWLEGNTYLGVILNLSTPGLSWFVDTNNLEGAVEISFLGAFLIAAIPVAFYNLFLFFKTTRYAITNKRFLIRYTRYFLYSYNISDIREMKIDQGAFGHLIGSGTLSIDTGKFLQMSDEDGYKKNQYIKKWQKLKGIKNPYFVRELMERPSTLNEQAVFLEKKITRLEKELGKKPDYSLLMRNAQHTDNMSPGEAKKVVALFSEKLRDGEEVKWVGKPYGPIAFIKMVGRTIVGVPIYLFIAIIVATIIYGEGMWSSSSSEPLSALFIIVLIIIFSIIIFVFFVYPVYLFIHFSLIRLIVSRYVITNKRLFMKNGWFDCNTHRLSRIPEVKLYTGYFSSKLKCGDIDINVEWMKKGSKFYYKTRSRKMFGIRNPESVKNLLEQCIKESKRKVTQSEIDALQRRATELEVELSSKRK; translated from the coding sequence ATGGACAAGTTTGAGAATACGGGTGGGATGACGCAGGCAGAGTTGAAAAAGACAGTTGGTCTTTTCTCCGAAAAATTAAGAGATGGAGAAGAGATTAAGTGGGTTGGTAAGTCATACAATCTTCTGTTGCGGATAAAATCGGTTTTTTCTCTCTTCGTCATGGTGGGTATATTTTTTTGGTTGGAAGGCAATACATATCTTGGGGTTATTTTGAATTTATCTACACCAGGTCTGTCTTGGTTTGTAGATACAAATAATCTTGAAGGAGCGGTTGAAATTAGTTTTCTTGGGGCATTTTTGATTGCTGCTATTCCTGTGGCTTTTTACAATCTTTTTCTATTTTTTAAAACAACCAGATACGCAATAACAAACAAGAGGTTTCTTATAAGATATACTCGTTATTTTCTATATTCTTATAACATATCAGACATACGGGAAATGAAGATAGACCAGGGTGCGTTTGGGCATCTGATAGGAAGTGGGACATTGTCTATTGACACGGGAAAATTTCTTCAGATGAGTGATGAGGATGGATATAAAAAAAATCAATATATTAAAAAATGGCAAAAACTCAAGGGCATAAAAAACCCGTATTTTGTGAGAGAACTGATGGAAAGACCAAGCACTTTGAATGAGCAAGCCGTTTTCCTTGAGAAAAAAATCACAAGGCTGGAGAAAGAGTTGGGGAAAAAACCAGATTATTCTCTGCTTATGAGGAACGCACAACACACAGACAACATGTCGCCAGGTGAAGCAAAAAAAGTAGTTGCTCTTTTCTCCGAAAAATTAAGGGATGGGGAAGAAGTTAAATGGGTTGGCAAACCCTATGGTCCTATAGCATTTATAAAGATGGTGGGGCGCACCATAGTTGGCGTGCCAATTTATCTTTTTATTGCAATTATAGTTGCTACTATTATTTATGGAGAGGGTATGTGGTCTTCCAGTTCTAGCGAGCCGCTTTCTGCCCTATTTATAATTGTTCTTATCATCATATTCAGCATAATTATTTTTGTTTTCTTTGTGTATCCCGTATATCTCTTTATTCACTTTAGCTTAATCCGTCTTATAGTAAGCAGATATGTAATAACGAACAAGAGACTTTTTATGAAAAATGGTTGGTTTGACTGCAATACACACAGGCTATCAAGGATACCAGAGGTAAAACTTTATACAGGTTATTTTAGTAGTAAACTTAAATGTGGGGATATTGATATTAATGTTGAGTGGATGAAAAAAGGTAGTAAGTTTTATTATAAAACGAGATCAAGAAAAATGTTCGGCATAAGAAACCCTGAATCTGTGAAAAACCTGCTTGAGCAATGTATAAAAGAAAGTAAAAGAAAGGTCACCCAAAGTGAGATTGATGCCCTACAAAGAAGAGCCACGGAGTTGGAGGTAGAATTGTCATCAAAAAGAAAATAA
- the ssb gene encoding single-stranded DNA-binding protein: MYINKAIIYGNLTQDPELKTLPNGNNVLNTSVATNRVWKNQEGQKQESVEYHNIVAFGRVAEIIAQYLKKGSGIFVEGRLQTRNWEADGVKKYRTEIIVENMQLGPRRSGQPGDTSSGEGASSPSGKNAINYPNNEINPNDIPF, from the coding sequence ATGTATATAAACAAAGCAATAATTTACGGAAATTTGACTCAAGATCCAGAGTTAAAAACATTGCCAAACGGAAACAATGTCTTAAACACTTCTGTTGCCACAAATCGCGTATGGAAAAATCAGGAAGGGCAAAAGCAGGAAAGCGTAGAATACCACAACATAGTCGCGTTTGGTAGAGTAGCCGAAATCATAGCGCAATATCTAAAGAAAGGATCGGGAATTTTTGTGGAAGGAAGGTTGCAGACGAGAAATTGGGAGGCAGATGGAGTAAAAAAATACAGAACAGAGATTATAGTTGAAAATATGCAGTTGGGACCAAGGCGCTCTGGACAACCAGGTGATACATCATCTGGCGAGGGGGCTTCATCACCTTCTGGCAAGAATGCTATAAATTATCCAAACAATGAGATTAACCCTAATGATATTCCTTTTTAA
- a CDS encoding TatD family hydrolase yields the protein MLVDVHSHIQLPSFDEDRDDLVKEMGLLPMRAIVVGIDENTSEKADELATKHEFIFSTAGIHPLEEKGSVSLVEKFFTKKKCVAVGECGLDYTRTDDLEKTKREQQTRFQEHIEKAAEYKLPLMIHSRTKPEDRGTSRDAHIDVIAMLTEAKKKHGNDLHAHIHFFTESSYVRKYLDLETTFSFSGVITFVPEYTETVKLIPLEYIMSETDSPYASPHPKRGRRNNPLNVLHIVDKISEIKGISKDSVISTINKNAERVFFQGANF from the coding sequence ATGTTGGTTGATGTCCATTCACACATACAGCTCCCTTCTTTTGACGAAGATCGTGATGACCTTGTAAAAGAGATGGGTCTGCTTCCCATGAGGGCGATAGTTGTAGGTATTGATGAGAACACTTCAGAGAAAGCAGATGAACTTGCCACAAAACATGAATTTATTTTTTCAACCGCAGGGATACACCCGCTTGAAGAAAAAGGATCTGTGTCTTTGGTTGAGAAGTTTTTTACAAAGAAAAAGTGTGTCGCTGTCGGGGAGTGTGGTCTTGACTACACGAGGACAGACGATTTAGAAAAAACAAAAAGGGAACAACAGACACGCTTTCAGGAGCATATTGAAAAAGCAGCAGAATATAAACTGCCACTTATGATTCACTCGCGAACAAAACCAGAAGACAGGGGGACTTCCCGTGACGCACACATTGATGTTATCGCGATGCTTACAGAAGCGAAAAAGAAACATGGCAATGATTTACATGCACATATACATTTTTTCACAGAATCGTCTTATGTCCGAAAATATCTTGATTTAGAAACAACCTTCTCTTTCTCTGGCGTGATAACTTTTGTTCCTGAATATACCGAGACCGTAAAATTAATACCTCTTGAGTACATAATGTCTGAGACAGACTCTCCCTACGCATCACCACACCCAAAACGGGGAAGGCGAAATAATCCGCTGAATGTCCTTCATATTGTAGATAAAATAAGCGAGATAAAGGGTATTTCAAAAGATAGCGTTATATCTACAATCAATAAAAATGCCGAAAGGGTCTTTTTTCAAGGGGCTAATTTTTAG
- the rpsR gene encoding 30S ribosomal protein S18: MRECFFKKHSIEHIDYRDVDILNRFLNQNGQIMSRKITGVSAHNQRKLQRAIKRARFMALLPYTRF; this comes from the coding sequence ATGCGTGAATGCTTTTTCAAAAAACATAGTATAGAACATATTGACTATAGAGATGTTGATATATTAAACAGGTTTCTGAATCAGAACGGTCAGATAATGTCTAGAAAGATTACCGGTGTCTCAGCTCACAACCAAAGGAAACTCCAAAGAGCAATAAAGAGAGCGAGATTTATGGCGCTTCTGCCATATACAAGATTCTGA
- a CDS encoding aspartyl/glutamyl-tRNA amidotransferase subunit C, translated as MPNVLFQQERKMTEHQKDQGSTPDTDLLSQLPTRFYDKIIYMIDEKFISSLTSLSNVGLAKEKHSVFAKELDGVLGYVAEVQNIAGSDESFFFSQHHKNVFRTDVVTTKRGEYKDALLSQAKEQKNGWVKSPAYVFI; from the coding sequence TTGCCGAATGTTCTTTTCCAACAGGAGAGAAAAATGACAGAGCATCAAAAAGACCAAGGATCAACACCAGATACTGATTTATTATCGCAACTACCCACACGATTTTATGATAAAATCATTTATATGATTGATGAAAAATTCATATCTTCACTTACCTCACTTTCCAATGTTGGTCTTGCTAAGGAAAAGCATTCTGTTTTTGCAAAAGAATTGGATGGTGTTCTTGGATATGTCGCGGAGGTTCAAAATATTGCAGGCAGTGATGAAAGTTTCTTTTTTTCACAACATCACAAAAATGTCTTTCGCACTGATGTCGTAACTACAAAAAGAGGCGAGTATAAAGATGCTCTTTTGTCTCAAGCTAAAGAACAAAAAAATGGATGGGTGAAATCTCCTGCTTATGTTTTTATATAA
- the rplJ gene encoding 50S ribosomal protein L10, translated as MAITRTKKELIIKELEQLFKDTASVSFLSFRGLSGSDSTELRQLLRDSGVGYKVIKKTLLNIALDKEKIDGARPVFKEEVAITYGDALLPLQKVCEFKEKNKYSVEFIGGIFEGKFINADETKEIASIPSIEVLHSRLAYVMKSGLTKWVMALSALAEKK; from the coding sequence ATGGCGATAACACGGACAAAAAAAGAATTGATAATTAAGGAACTTGAGCAGTTGTTTAAAGATACTGCTTCTGTTTCCTTTTTGTCTTTTCGTGGTTTGTCTGGATCGGATTCCACAGAGTTACGCCAATTACTTCGCGACAGTGGTGTTGGTTACAAAGTAATAAAAAAGACACTACTTAATATCGCACTTGATAAAGAAAAGATAGACGGTGCACGACCAGTTTTCAAAGAAGAGGTCGCCATAACATACGGAGATGCTCTGTTACCGTTGCAAAAGGTGTGTGAGTTCAAGGAGAAAAATAAATATTCAGTAGAATTTATAGGGGGTATTTTTGAAGGCAAATTTATAAACGCAGATGAGACTAAAGAGATCGCATCCATACCATCCATTGAAGTTCTTCATTCAAGGCTTGCTTATGTCATGAAGTCTGGACTTACAAAATGGGTTATGGCGCTTTCTGCTTTGGCTGAAAAAAAATAA
- a CDS encoding 30S ribosomal protein S6: MEVLAIYEIGFHFIPNLKERDVKKRAEKISSFITKEGGEIVDKQEPSLINLEYKIKHGKSSPYTYFTEAYFGDIKFKLKPESISKLEEFMKEDENVLRFLIFRTVIENTRVDAEILNGLDKPKRTNNNKVLEKN; this comes from the coding sequence ATGGAAGTATTAGCCATATATGAAATCGGTTTTCACTTTATTCCCAATCTCAAAGAAAGGGATGTGAAAAAGCGTGCAGAAAAAATATCTTCTTTTATAACAAAAGAAGGCGGTGAGATAGTTGATAAACAAGAGCCATCTCTTATCAATTTGGAATACAAGATTAAACACGGTAAGAGTAGCCCATACACATATTTCACAGAAGCTTATTTTGGTGATATCAAATTTAAGCTGAAGCCAGAGTCCATTTCAAAACTGGAAGAGTTTATGAAAGAAGATGAAAATGTTCTTCGTTTTTTGATATTTAGAACAGTAATTGAAAATACAAGGGTGGATGCTGAAATTCTTAATGGGCTGGATAAACCAAAACGAACAAACAACAATAAAGTTTTAGAAAAAAATTAA
- the gatA gene encoding Asp-tRNA(Asn)/Glu-tRNA(Gln) amidotransferase subunit GatA produces the protein MFLYKESSIKEMRDALKKGEVSSVDLVKEAKAIIEKENVTTNAFVRVFESAEKLAEEADKKRKTGDTRSLLGIPIAIKENIAVKGEEMTASSKILKGHKAMYDATVVSKLKEAGMIPIGYTNLDEFAMGSSTKTSCYGVTKNPYDKERVSGGSSGGSAASVAFGSVPVSLGTDTGGSVRQPAAYCGCFGLKPTYGSVSRYGLVALSSSLDVAGVIGRTMADTKEVFKVIEGYDENDSTSGTFKYAKTPENNKTIGVPRKFIDKYINKNIAEPFFQSIENLKQKGYKIINIEEPLFDSVVSMYYIIQPAEASSNLARYDGIRYGASSEANQVADQFLRTREQGFGDEAKRRILAGTFVLSSGYYDAYYKSANRARKKLISSFGEIFKEVSIIATPSATDIAPKIENKETPLENYVNDCFTVSANLSGNPALSVPIGVVDEMPIGLQLMASHNGEDTLFEVGDLFDTYNAKR, from the coding sequence ATGTTTTTATATAAAGAAAGTTCAATAAAAGAAATGAGAGATGCCCTTAAAAAGGGGGAGGTAAGTTCTGTTGATTTGGTAAAAGAGGCAAAAGCCATTATTGAGAAAGAAAATGTTACAACCAATGCTTTTGTTCGTGTTTTTGAAAGCGCTGAAAAACTTGCAGAAGAGGCGGACAAAAAAAGAAAGACAGGCGACACGAGGTCACTGCTTGGTATCCCCATCGCGATAAAAGAGAATATCGCTGTGAAAGGTGAAGAAATGACGGCTTCCTCAAAAATACTCAAAGGTCATAAAGCAATGTATGACGCGACTGTTGTTTCAAAATTGAAAGAAGCAGGTATGATTCCCATAGGTTATACAAACCTTGATGAATTTGCTATGGGGTCAAGCACAAAGACATCTTGCTATGGTGTTACTAAAAATCCTTATGACAAAGAAAGGGTGTCTGGTGGGTCGTCTGGTGGTTCTGCTGCTTCTGTTGCATTTGGATCTGTTCCTGTGTCGCTTGGAACAGATACGGGTGGTTCTGTAAGACAGCCCGCTGCTTATTGCGGGTGTTTTGGTTTGAAGCCAACATATGGAAGTGTTTCTCGCTATGGATTGGTCGCCCTGTCTTCATCCCTTGATGTTGCTGGTGTTATCGGGCGAACAATGGCTGACACTAAAGAGGTTTTTAAGGTTATTGAGGGATATGATGAAAACGACTCAACATCTGGCACATTCAAATACGCAAAAACTCCTGAAAACAATAAAACAATAGGTGTTCCAAGAAAATTCATAGATAAATACATTAATAAAAATATTGCAGAGCCTTTTTTCCAATCAATAGAGAATTTAAAGCAAAAAGGATATAAAATTATTAATATAGAAGAGCCACTGTTTGATAGTGTTGTTTCTATGTATTACATAATCCAACCAGCAGAGGCGTCTTCTAACCTTGCCAGATATGACGGCATTCGCTATGGTGCTTCTTCTGAGGCAAACCAAGTCGCAGATCAATTTCTGAGGACCCGCGAGCAAGGTTTTGGTGATGAGGCTAAAAGAAGGATACTTGCAGGGACATTTGTCTTGTCATCTGGATATTATGATGCATATTACAAGTCAGCAAACCGCGCAAGAAAAAAACTCATTTCATCTTTTGGAGAGATTTTCAAAGAGGTCTCTATAATAGCGACTCCGTCTGCAACGGACATTGCTCCAAAAATAGAGAATAAAGAGACCCCTCTTGAAAATTATGTGAATGATTGCTTTACGGTTTCTGCAAATTTATCTGGCAATCCCGCTTTGTCAGTCCCCATAGGCGTTGTTGATGAAATGCCTATCGGTTTGCAGTTGATGGCTTCACACAACGGCGAGGATACACTGTTTGAAGTGGGAGATTTATTTGATACTTACAATGCAAAAAGATAA
- the rplL gene encoding 50S ribosomal protein L7/L12, with protein sequence MVPKEFEAIINAIEKMSVMQLNELVKVFEKKFGVSAAAMAVAQPAGGDAGGDDDGGVVSVELTSAGDQKIAVIKAVKEILGVGLKEAKDLIDGAPTPLKEGVKKDDAEEMKKKITEAGGTVTFK encoded by the coding sequence GTGGTTCCTAAGGAGTTTGAGGCAATAATCAACGCCATTGAGAAAATGTCGGTGATGCAATTAAACGAATTGGTGAAAGTTTTTGAGAAAAAATTTGGTGTTTCTGCTGCAGCAATGGCAGTCGCACAACCAGCAGGTGGAGATGCAGGTGGAGATGATGATGGGGGAGTTGTATCTGTTGAGCTTACATCAGCAGGAGATCAAAAGATAGCCGTCATCAAAGCGGTAAAAGAAATTCTTGGAGTAGGACTTAAAGAAGCAAAAGATTTGATAGATGGTGCACCAACACCTCTCAAAGAAGGCGTGAAGAAAGATGATGCAGAGGAAATGAAGAAAAAGATAACAGAAGCCGGTGGAACAGTCACCTTCAAATAA